From the Labrus mixtus chromosome 17, fLabMix1.1, whole genome shotgun sequence genome, one window contains:
- the LOC132992529 gene encoding pre-B-cell leukemia transcription factor 3-like: MVDQSPLMEALSGVTLYGLSVPLLHIQDRSEQEERKQETGSVLHQIMTITEQSLEEAQAKKHGLNCHRMKPALFTVLCEIKEKTGLSIRGVHEEEPPDAQLIRLDNMLLAEGVSGPDKDGGAALAAAGGATDNSIEHVDYRAKLTQIRQIYHTELEKYEQACSEFTAHVMNLLREQSRTRPISPREIERMVKIIHRKFSSIQVQLKQSTCEAVMILRSRFLDARRKRRNFSKQATEILNEYFYSHLSNPYPSEEAKEELAKKCSISVSQGGGSCITVSQVSNWFGNKRIRYKKNIGKFQEEANLYAAKTAVSAAQTVADVSPDTKTSGSLKLKNSMFTSMPRVNGLPNCRAQVGAGVLSQADTIHHAISLTGFSDLGLRQPLYGSHGLNVNVGWHDALRPPSVTSLSEEPASAHSDTSN, encoded by the exons ATGGTGGATCAGAGTCCGTTGATGGAGGCTCTGAGCGGGGTGACTCTGTACGGTCTCTCGGTGCCGCTGCTTCACATCCAGGACAGatcagagcaggaggagaggaagcaggagaCCGGGAGTGTTCTCCATCAGATCATGACCATCACGGAGCAGAGTCTGGAGGAGGCGCAGGCAAA gaaACACGGGTTGAACTGTCACAGGATGAAGCCGGCTCTCTTCACTGTCCTCTGTgaaatcaaagagaaaacag gTCTGAGTATCCGCGGGGTGCATGAAGAAGAGCCTCCAGACGCTCAGCTGATCCGACTGGACAACATGCTGCTGGCAGAGGGGGTGTCGGGACCGGACAAGGATGGTGGAGCAGCGCTGGCTGCGGCGGGCGGAGCGACCGATAACTCCATCGAACACGTCGACTACAGAGCCAAGCTGACACAGATCAGACAGATCTATcacacagagctggagaaaTATGAACAG GCGTGCAGTGAGTTCACCGCCCATGTGATGAACCTGCTGAGGGAGCAGTCTCGGACTCGACCCATCTCACCTCGAGAGATCGAGCGCATGGTGAAGATCATCCACAGAAAGTTCAGCTCCATCCAGGTGCAGCTCAAACAGAGCACCTGTGAGGCCGTCATGATCCTGCGCTCAAGGTTCCTCGATGCCAG GCGAAAAAGGCGAAACTTTAGCAAACAGGCCACAGAAATCCTGAACGAATATTTTTACTCACACCTGAGCAACCCGTACCCCAGTGAGGAGGCCAAAGAGGAGCTCGCTAAAAAGTGCAGCATCTCTGTTTCACAg GGTGGGGGGAGCTGCATCACGGTGTCTCAG GTTTCTAACTGGTTCGGAAACAAGAGGATCAGATATAAGAAGAACATCGGGAAGTTTCAGGAGGAGGCGAATCTGTACGCAGCCAAGACGGCGGTGTCGGCAGCTCAGACTGTGGCTGACGTCTCTCCAGACACAAAAACCTCAG GTTCTTTAAAGCTCAAAAACTCCATGTTCACCAGCATGCCGAGGGTTAATGGGCTCCCTAACTGCCGGGCTCAAGTTGGAGCAGGTGTACTTTCACAG gCAGATACCATTCACCATGCTATCAGTCTGACAGGGTTCAGTGATCTTGGCCTCAGACAACCGTTGTACGGCTCTCACGGCCTTAAC GTGAACGTTGGCTGGCATGATGCTCTGAGACCTCCATCAGTGACCTCGCTGAGTGAAGAACCAGCCAGTGCACATTCTGATACCTCGAACTGA